From the genome of Halictus rubicundus isolate RS-2024b chromosome 2, iyHalRubi1_principal, whole genome shotgun sequence, one region includes:
- the Pfk gene encoding ATP-dependent 6-phosphofructokinase isoform X4, whose amino-acid sequence MAEDLAAQKFIKPGSHKGKGLAVFTSGGDSQGMNAAVRAVVRMGIYLGCKVFFIKEGYQGMVDGGNNIVEATWSSVSCIIHRGGTVIGSARCMEFKERAGRRRAAKNLVTRGITNLVVIGGDGSLTGANLFKEEYADLLKELVDSGEITKEQGEKYQHLHIVGLVGSIDNDFCGTDMTIGTDSALHRIIESIDAIVSTAYSHQRTFIMEVMGRHCGYLAIVGALAAEADYVFCPESPPPVDWPDKLCKKLEQERLTGQRLNIIIVAEGAVDRSGQPITAEIVHKVVVDKLQQDTRITVLGHVQRGGNPSAFDRVLGCRMGAEAVMALMEATPETEACVVTLDGNQAVRLPLMECVRRTKAVAQAMADKNWDLAVQLRGKGFARNLDTYKMLTRLKAPVDHDPNKDHYTLGVMHIGSPSCGMNAAVRSFVRNCIYRGDKVYGICDGILGLMAGKFKLMDWPSVTGWVAQGGAYLGTKRAPPKDEQLPQIAQKLKEFGIQALLIIGGFEGYQTGLTFFKARDKFEEFRIPIAMIPATISNNVPGTEFSLGCDTALNEITEICDRIRQSAQGTKRRVFIIETMGGYCGYLATVAGLAGGADAAYIFEEKFNIKDLNQDVIAMAAKMSEGVQRGLILRNENANLNYSTDFMQRLFSEEGKGLFSCRMNIIGHMQQGGSPTPFDRNLGTKMGSKAVDWFSNQLKKHTNSEGKTLTTDNDSAVMIGIVRRQYRFTPFSELLEVTDFDHRIPTYQWWMKLRPLLKVLAKHESTYEEEGLYITVEEMDLENDPPLV is encoded by the exons ATGGCTGAAGACCTAGCCGCGCAAAAGTTTATAAAACCTGGTAGCCATAAAGGTAAAGGTCTGGCTGTCTTTACCAGTGGAGGTGATTCACAAG GAATGAATGCTGCCGTTCGAGCAGTTGTTAGAATGGGTATTTATCTAGGATGTAAAGTGTTTTTTATTAAGGAAGGCTACCAAGGTATGGTAGACGGAGGCAATAATATTGTTGAAGCGACATGGTCCTCTGTGTCTTGCATCATCCATAGA GGTGGCACGGTAATAGGTTCCGCAAGATGTATGGAATTTAAAGAACGCGCTGGTCGCAGGAGAGCTGCGAAAAATTTAGTGACTCGTGGCATCACTAATCTAGTTGTGATCGGTGGTGATGGTTCTCTTACCGGTGCAAATCTTTTCAAGGAAGAGTATGCTGATTTGCTGAAAGAACTGGTCGACTCAG GTGAGATAACTAAGGAGCAAGGAGAAAAGTATCAGCACTTACATATTGTCGGTTTGGTTGGTTCTATTGATAACGATTTTTGCGGAACTGATATGACCATTGGTACGGACTCTGCTTTGCATCGTATTATCGAAAGCATCGATGCGATCGTTAGTACCGCGTACTCTCATCAAAGGACATTCATCATGGAAGTTATGGGTCGCCATTGTGG GTATCTGGCCATTGTGGGTGCTTTAGCTGCAGAAGCAGATTATGTTTTCTGCCCGGAATCACCACCGCCTGTTGACTGGCCTGATAAACTATGTAAAAAATTGGAGCAG GAACGTCTTACCGGTCAACGTCTGAATATTATTATTGTAGCCGAGGGGGCTGTTGATAGAAGCGGTCAACCGATTACCGCAGAAATAGTTCATAAAGTTGTCGTCGATAAGCTGCAACAAGACACCAGGATTACTGTCCTCGGCCATGTTCAAAGAGGTGGTAATCCATCGGCTTTCGATAGAGTTCTG GGTTGTCGAATGGGCGCAGAAGCTGTAATGGCCTTAATGGAAGCTACGCCAGAAACAGAAGCGTGTGTGGTCACGTTGGATGGGAATCAAGCTGTCCGATTACCGCTAATGGAATGCGTTCGTCGCACCAAGGCTGTGGCGCAAGCCATGGCCGATAAAAATTGGGATTTAGCTGTTCAACTTCGTGGAAA GGGATTTGCTCGTAACTTGGACACGTACAAGATGTTGACTCGCCTGAAAGCACCGGTCGATCATGATCCCAACAAG GACCATTACACGTTAGGCGTGATGCACATTGGATCGCCTTCCTGCGGTATGAACGCTGCCGTGCGTTCCTTCGTGAGAAACTGTATATATAGAGGAGATAAG GTTTACGGCATTTGCGACGGAATACTTGGTCTAATGGCCGGGAAATTCAAACTAATGGATTGGCCTTCTGTCACCGGCTGGGTAGCACAAGGTGGAGCATATTTAGGAACAAAACGGGCTCCTCCGAAAGACGAGCAATTGCCGCAAATTGCTCAGAAACTGAAGGAGTTTGGAATTCAAGCGTTACTTATCATCGGAGGATTCGAG GGTTATCAAACGGGTCTTACGTTCTTCAAAGCCAGGGATAAATTCGAGGAGTTCCGAATTCCTATTGCTATGATACCCGCAACTATCAGCAATAACGTACCGGGAACGGAATTTTCATTAGGCTGTGATACCGCTCTGAACGAAATTACGGAG ATCTGTGATCGAATTCGTCAGTCGGCGCAGGGTACAAAACGCCGAGTATTTATTATCGAGACTATGGGTGGATATTGTGGTTATCTGGCAACCGTCGCCGGATTGGCTGGCGGAGCCGATGCGGCGTACATATTCGAGGAAAAGTTCAATATCAAAGATTTGAATCAGGACGTGATCGCAATGGCCGCGAAAATGTCCGAAGGTGTACAAAGAGGTCTTATCCTGAGAAACGAGAACGCCAATTTGAACTATAGTACAGATTTCATGCAGAGACTTTTCAGCGAAGAGGGAAAGGGTCTTTTCAGCTGTAGAATGAATATTATTG GACACATGCAGCAAGGTGGCTCACCAACTCCGTTCGATCGCAACTTGGGTACGAAAATGGGTTCGAAAGCGGTCGATTGGTTCAGCAATCAGTTGAAGAAGCACACTAACAGCGAGGGCAAAACGTTGACTACGGACAACGATTCCGCGGTGATGATTGGTATTGTACGGAGGCAATACAGATTCACGCCATTCTCTGAACTTCTCGAAGTCACCGATTTCGA CCATCGCATTCCGACGTATCAGTGGTGGATGAAGTTGCGGCCATTGCTCAAAGTTTTAGCGAAACACGAGTCCACCTACGAGGAGGAGGGACTTTACATAACCGTCGAAGAAATGGACCTCGAAAATGACCCACCACTCGTCTAA
- the Pfk gene encoding ATP-dependent 6-phosphofructokinase isoform X2: MAEDLAAQKFIKPGSHKGKGLAVFTSGGDSQGMNAAVRAVVRMGIYLGCKVFFIKEGYQGMVDGGNNIVEATWSSVSCIIHRGGTVIGSARCMEFKERAGRRRAAKNLVTRGITNLVVIGGDGSLTGANLFKEEYADLLKELVDSGEITKEQGEKYQHLHIVGLVGSIDNDFCGTDMTIGTDSALHRIIESIDAIVSTAYSHQRTFIMEVMGRHCGYLALVAAICCEADFVFIPEWPPEQDWPNKLCKKLLQERLTGQRLNIIIVAEGAVDRSGQPITAEIVHKVVVDKLQQDTRITVLGHVQRGGNPSAFDRVLGCRMGAEAVMALMEATPETEACVVTLDGNQAVRLPLMECVRRTKAVAQAMADKNWDLAVQLRGKGFARNLDTYKMLTRLKAPVDHDPNKESNGPALTKVNLFLFQDHYTLGVMHIGSPSCGMNAAVRSFVRNCIYRGDKVYGICDGILGLMAGKFKLMDWPSVTGWVAQGGAYLGTKRAPPKDEQLPQIAQKLKEFGIQALLIIGGFEGYQTGLTFFKARDKFEEFRIPIAMIPATISNNVPGTEFSLGCDTALNEITEICDRIRQSAQGTKRRVFIIETMGGYCGYLATVAGLAGGADAAYIFEEKFNIKDLNQDVIAMAAKMSEGVQRGLILRNENANLNYSTDFMQRLFSEEGKGLFSCRMNIIGHMQQGGSPTPFDRNLGTKMGSKAVDWFSNQLKKHTNSEGKTLTTDNDSAVMIGIVRRQYRFTPFSELLEVTDFDHRIPTYQWWMKLRPLLKVLAKHESTYEEEGLYITVEEMDLENDPPLV; the protein is encoded by the exons ATGGCTGAAGACCTAGCCGCGCAAAAGTTTATAAAACCTGGTAGCCATAAAGGTAAAGGTCTGGCTGTCTTTACCAGTGGAGGTGATTCACAAG GAATGAATGCTGCCGTTCGAGCAGTTGTTAGAATGGGTATTTATCTAGGATGTAAAGTGTTTTTTATTAAGGAAGGCTACCAAGGTATGGTAGACGGAGGCAATAATATTGTTGAAGCGACATGGTCCTCTGTGTCTTGCATCATCCATAGA GGTGGCACGGTAATAGGTTCCGCAAGATGTATGGAATTTAAAGAACGCGCTGGTCGCAGGAGAGCTGCGAAAAATTTAGTGACTCGTGGCATCACTAATCTAGTTGTGATCGGTGGTGATGGTTCTCTTACCGGTGCAAATCTTTTCAAGGAAGAGTATGCTGATTTGCTGAAAGAACTGGTCGACTCAG GTGAGATAACTAAGGAGCAAGGAGAAAAGTATCAGCACTTACATATTGTCGGTTTGGTTGGTTCTATTGATAACGATTTTTGCGGAACTGATATGACCATTGGTACGGACTCTGCTTTGCATCGTATTATCGAAAGCATCGATGCGATCGTTAGTACCGCGTACTCTCATCAAAGGACATTCATCATGGAAGTTATGGGTCGCCATTGTGG TTACCTGGCTCTAGTGGCAGCCATATGTTGTGAAGCTGACTTTGTATTCATCCCAGAGTGGCCACCTGAACAGGATTGGCCAAACAAGCTGTGCAAAAAGTTGTTGCAG GAACGTCTTACCGGTCAACGTCTGAATATTATTATTGTAGCCGAGGGGGCTGTTGATAGAAGCGGTCAACCGATTACCGCAGAAATAGTTCATAAAGTTGTCGTCGATAAGCTGCAACAAGACACCAGGATTACTGTCCTCGGCCATGTTCAAAGAGGTGGTAATCCATCGGCTTTCGATAGAGTTCTG GGTTGTCGAATGGGCGCAGAAGCTGTAATGGCCTTAATGGAAGCTACGCCAGAAACAGAAGCGTGTGTGGTCACGTTGGATGGGAATCAAGCTGTCCGATTACCGCTAATGGAATGCGTTCGTCGCACCAAGGCTGTGGCGCAAGCCATGGCCGATAAAAATTGGGATTTAGCTGTTCAACTTCGTGGAAA GGGATTTGCTCGTAACTTGGACACGTACAAGATGTTGACTCGCCTGAAAGCACCGGTCGATCATGATCCCAACAAG GAGAGTAATGGCCCCGCATTAACGAAGGTAAATTt ATTTTTGTTTCAGGACCATTACACGTTAGGCGTGATGCACATTGGATCGCCTTCCTGCGGTATGAACGCTGCCGTGCGTTCCTTCGTGAGAAACTGTATATATAGAGGAGATAAG GTTTACGGCATTTGCGACGGAATACTTGGTCTAATGGCCGGGAAATTCAAACTAATGGATTGGCCTTCTGTCACCGGCTGGGTAGCACAAGGTGGAGCATATTTAGGAACAAAACGGGCTCCTCCGAAAGACGAGCAATTGCCGCAAATTGCTCAGAAACTGAAGGAGTTTGGAATTCAAGCGTTACTTATCATCGGAGGATTCGAG GGTTATCAAACGGGTCTTACGTTCTTCAAAGCCAGGGATAAATTCGAGGAGTTCCGAATTCCTATTGCTATGATACCCGCAACTATCAGCAATAACGTACCGGGAACGGAATTTTCATTAGGCTGTGATACCGCTCTGAACGAAATTACGGAG ATCTGTGATCGAATTCGTCAGTCGGCGCAGGGTACAAAACGCCGAGTATTTATTATCGAGACTATGGGTGGATATTGTGGTTATCTGGCAACCGTCGCCGGATTGGCTGGCGGAGCCGATGCGGCGTACATATTCGAGGAAAAGTTCAATATCAAAGATTTGAATCAGGACGTGATCGCAATGGCCGCGAAAATGTCCGAAGGTGTACAAAGAGGTCTTATCCTGAGAAACGAGAACGCCAATTTGAACTATAGTACAGATTTCATGCAGAGACTTTTCAGCGAAGAGGGAAAGGGTCTTTTCAGCTGTAGAATGAATATTATTG GACACATGCAGCAAGGTGGCTCACCAACTCCGTTCGATCGCAACTTGGGTACGAAAATGGGTTCGAAAGCGGTCGATTGGTTCAGCAATCAGTTGAAGAAGCACACTAACAGCGAGGGCAAAACGTTGACTACGGACAACGATTCCGCGGTGATGATTGGTATTGTACGGAGGCAATACAGATTCACGCCATTCTCTGAACTTCTCGAAGTCACCGATTTCGA CCATCGCATTCCGACGTATCAGTGGTGGATGAAGTTGCGGCCATTGCTCAAAGTTTTAGCGAAACACGAGTCCACCTACGAGGAGGAGGGACTTTACATAACCGTCGAAGAAATGGACCTCGAAAATGACCCACCACTCGTCTAA
- the Pfk gene encoding ATP-dependent 6-phosphofructokinase isoform X5, whose amino-acid sequence MAEDLAAQKFIKPGSHKGKGLAVFTSGGDSQGMNAAVRAVVRMGIYLGCKVFFIKEGYQGMVDGGNNIVEATWSSVSCIIHRGGTVIGSARCMEFKERAGRRRAAKNLVTRGITNLVVIGGDGSLTGANLFKEEYADLLKELVDSGEITKEQGEKYQHLHIVGLVGSIDNDFCGTDMTIGTDSALHRIIESIDAIVSTAYSHQRTFIMEVMGRHCGYLALVAAICCEADFVFIPEWPPEQDWPNKLCKKLLQERLTGQRLNIIIVAEGAVDRSGQPITAEIVHKVVVDKLQQDTRITVLGHVQRGGNPSAFDRVLGCRMGAEAVMALMEATPETEACVVTLDGNQAVRLPLMECVRRTKAVAQAMADKNWDLAVQLRGKGFARNLDTYKMLTRLKAPVDHDPNKDHYTLGVMHIGSPSCGMNAAVRSFVRNCIYRGDKVYGICDGILGLMAGKFKLMDWPSVTGWVAQGGAYLGTKRAPPKDEQLPQIAQKLKEFGIQALLIIGGFEGYQTGLTFFKARDKFEEFRIPIAMIPATISNNVPGTEFSLGCDTALNEITEICDRIRQSAQGTKRRVFIIETMGGYCGYLATVAGLAGGADAAYIFEEKFNIKDLNQDVIAMAAKMSEGVQRGLILRNENANLNYSTDFMQRLFSEEGKGLFSCRMNIIGHMQQGGSPTPFDRNLGTKMGSKAVDWFSNQLKKHTNSEGKTLTTDNDSAVMIGIVRRQYRFTPFSELLEVTDFDHRIPTYQWWMKLRPLLKVLAKHESTYEEEGLYITVEEMDLENDPPLV is encoded by the exons ATGGCTGAAGACCTAGCCGCGCAAAAGTTTATAAAACCTGGTAGCCATAAAGGTAAAGGTCTGGCTGTCTTTACCAGTGGAGGTGATTCACAAG GAATGAATGCTGCCGTTCGAGCAGTTGTTAGAATGGGTATTTATCTAGGATGTAAAGTGTTTTTTATTAAGGAAGGCTACCAAGGTATGGTAGACGGAGGCAATAATATTGTTGAAGCGACATGGTCCTCTGTGTCTTGCATCATCCATAGA GGTGGCACGGTAATAGGTTCCGCAAGATGTATGGAATTTAAAGAACGCGCTGGTCGCAGGAGAGCTGCGAAAAATTTAGTGACTCGTGGCATCACTAATCTAGTTGTGATCGGTGGTGATGGTTCTCTTACCGGTGCAAATCTTTTCAAGGAAGAGTATGCTGATTTGCTGAAAGAACTGGTCGACTCAG GTGAGATAACTAAGGAGCAAGGAGAAAAGTATCAGCACTTACATATTGTCGGTTTGGTTGGTTCTATTGATAACGATTTTTGCGGAACTGATATGACCATTGGTACGGACTCTGCTTTGCATCGTATTATCGAAAGCATCGATGCGATCGTTAGTACCGCGTACTCTCATCAAAGGACATTCATCATGGAAGTTATGGGTCGCCATTGTGG TTACCTGGCTCTAGTGGCAGCCATATGTTGTGAAGCTGACTTTGTATTCATCCCAGAGTGGCCACCTGAACAGGATTGGCCAAACAAGCTGTGCAAAAAGTTGTTGCAG GAACGTCTTACCGGTCAACGTCTGAATATTATTATTGTAGCCGAGGGGGCTGTTGATAGAAGCGGTCAACCGATTACCGCAGAAATAGTTCATAAAGTTGTCGTCGATAAGCTGCAACAAGACACCAGGATTACTGTCCTCGGCCATGTTCAAAGAGGTGGTAATCCATCGGCTTTCGATAGAGTTCTG GGTTGTCGAATGGGCGCAGAAGCTGTAATGGCCTTAATGGAAGCTACGCCAGAAACAGAAGCGTGTGTGGTCACGTTGGATGGGAATCAAGCTGTCCGATTACCGCTAATGGAATGCGTTCGTCGCACCAAGGCTGTGGCGCAAGCCATGGCCGATAAAAATTGGGATTTAGCTGTTCAACTTCGTGGAAA GGGATTTGCTCGTAACTTGGACACGTACAAGATGTTGACTCGCCTGAAAGCACCGGTCGATCATGATCCCAACAAG GACCATTACACGTTAGGCGTGATGCACATTGGATCGCCTTCCTGCGGTATGAACGCTGCCGTGCGTTCCTTCGTGAGAAACTGTATATATAGAGGAGATAAG GTTTACGGCATTTGCGACGGAATACTTGGTCTAATGGCCGGGAAATTCAAACTAATGGATTGGCCTTCTGTCACCGGCTGGGTAGCACAAGGTGGAGCATATTTAGGAACAAAACGGGCTCCTCCGAAAGACGAGCAATTGCCGCAAATTGCTCAGAAACTGAAGGAGTTTGGAATTCAAGCGTTACTTATCATCGGAGGATTCGAG GGTTATCAAACGGGTCTTACGTTCTTCAAAGCCAGGGATAAATTCGAGGAGTTCCGAATTCCTATTGCTATGATACCCGCAACTATCAGCAATAACGTACCGGGAACGGAATTTTCATTAGGCTGTGATACCGCTCTGAACGAAATTACGGAG ATCTGTGATCGAATTCGTCAGTCGGCGCAGGGTACAAAACGCCGAGTATTTATTATCGAGACTATGGGTGGATATTGTGGTTATCTGGCAACCGTCGCCGGATTGGCTGGCGGAGCCGATGCGGCGTACATATTCGAGGAAAAGTTCAATATCAAAGATTTGAATCAGGACGTGATCGCAATGGCCGCGAAAATGTCCGAAGGTGTACAAAGAGGTCTTATCCTGAGAAACGAGAACGCCAATTTGAACTATAGTACAGATTTCATGCAGAGACTTTTCAGCGAAGAGGGAAAGGGTCTTTTCAGCTGTAGAATGAATATTATTG GACACATGCAGCAAGGTGGCTCACCAACTCCGTTCGATCGCAACTTGGGTACGAAAATGGGTTCGAAAGCGGTCGATTGGTTCAGCAATCAGTTGAAGAAGCACACTAACAGCGAGGGCAAAACGTTGACTACGGACAACGATTCCGCGGTGATGATTGGTATTGTACGGAGGCAATACAGATTCACGCCATTCTCTGAACTTCTCGAAGTCACCGATTTCGA CCATCGCATTCCGACGTATCAGTGGTGGATGAAGTTGCGGCCATTGCTCAAAGTTTTAGCGAAACACGAGTCCACCTACGAGGAGGAGGGACTTTACATAACCGTCGAAGAAATGGACCTCGAAAATGACCCACCACTCGTCTAA
- the Pfk gene encoding ATP-dependent 6-phosphofructokinase isoform X3, which produces MAEDLAAQKFIKPGSHKGKGLAVFTSGGDSQGMNAAVRAVVRMGIYLGCKVFFIKEGYQGMVDGGNNIVEATWSSVSCIIHRGGTVIGSARCMEFKERAGRRRAAKNLVTRGITNLVVIGGDGSLTGANLFKEEYADLLKELVDSGEITKEQGEKYQHLHIVGLVGSIDNDFCGTDMTIGTDSALHRIIESIDAIVSTAYSHQRTFIMEVMGRHCGYLAIVGALAAEADYVFCPESPPPVDWPDKLCKKLEQERLTGQRLNIIIVAEGAVDRSGQPITAEIVHKVVVDKLQQDTRITVLGHVQRGGNPSAFDRVLGCRMGAEAVMALMEATPETEACVVTLDGNQAVRLPLMECVRRTKAVAQAMADKNWDLAVQLRGKGFARNLDTYKMLTRLKAPVDHDPNKESNGPALTKDHYTLGVMHIGSPSCGMNAAVRSFVRNCIYRGDKVYGICDGILGLMAGKFKLMDWPSVTGWVAQGGAYLGTKRAPPKDEQLPQIAQKLKEFGIQALLIIGGFEGYQTGLTFFKARDKFEEFRIPIAMIPATISNNVPGTEFSLGCDTALNEITEICDRIRQSAQGTKRRVFIIETMGGYCGYLATVAGLAGGADAAYIFEEKFNIKDLNQDVIAMAAKMSEGVQRGLILRNENANLNYSTDFMQRLFSEEGKGLFSCRMNIIGHMQQGGSPTPFDRNLGTKMGSKAVDWFSNQLKKHTNSEGKTLTTDNDSAVMIGIVRRQYRFTPFSELLEVTDFDHRIPTYQWWMKLRPLLKVLAKHESTYEEEGLYITVEEMDLENDPPLV; this is translated from the exons ATGGCTGAAGACCTAGCCGCGCAAAAGTTTATAAAACCTGGTAGCCATAAAGGTAAAGGTCTGGCTGTCTTTACCAGTGGAGGTGATTCACAAG GAATGAATGCTGCCGTTCGAGCAGTTGTTAGAATGGGTATTTATCTAGGATGTAAAGTGTTTTTTATTAAGGAAGGCTACCAAGGTATGGTAGACGGAGGCAATAATATTGTTGAAGCGACATGGTCCTCTGTGTCTTGCATCATCCATAGA GGTGGCACGGTAATAGGTTCCGCAAGATGTATGGAATTTAAAGAACGCGCTGGTCGCAGGAGAGCTGCGAAAAATTTAGTGACTCGTGGCATCACTAATCTAGTTGTGATCGGTGGTGATGGTTCTCTTACCGGTGCAAATCTTTTCAAGGAAGAGTATGCTGATTTGCTGAAAGAACTGGTCGACTCAG GTGAGATAACTAAGGAGCAAGGAGAAAAGTATCAGCACTTACATATTGTCGGTTTGGTTGGTTCTATTGATAACGATTTTTGCGGAACTGATATGACCATTGGTACGGACTCTGCTTTGCATCGTATTATCGAAAGCATCGATGCGATCGTTAGTACCGCGTACTCTCATCAAAGGACATTCATCATGGAAGTTATGGGTCGCCATTGTGG GTATCTGGCCATTGTGGGTGCTTTAGCTGCAGAAGCAGATTATGTTTTCTGCCCGGAATCACCACCGCCTGTTGACTGGCCTGATAAACTATGTAAAAAATTGGAGCAG GAACGTCTTACCGGTCAACGTCTGAATATTATTATTGTAGCCGAGGGGGCTGTTGATAGAAGCGGTCAACCGATTACCGCAGAAATAGTTCATAAAGTTGTCGTCGATAAGCTGCAACAAGACACCAGGATTACTGTCCTCGGCCATGTTCAAAGAGGTGGTAATCCATCGGCTTTCGATAGAGTTCTG GGTTGTCGAATGGGCGCAGAAGCTGTAATGGCCTTAATGGAAGCTACGCCAGAAACAGAAGCGTGTGTGGTCACGTTGGATGGGAATCAAGCTGTCCGATTACCGCTAATGGAATGCGTTCGTCGCACCAAGGCTGTGGCGCAAGCCATGGCCGATAAAAATTGGGATTTAGCTGTTCAACTTCGTGGAAA GGGATTTGCTCGTAACTTGGACACGTACAAGATGTTGACTCGCCTGAAAGCACCGGTCGATCATGATCCCAACAAG GAGAGTAATGGCCCCGCATTAACGAAG GACCATTACACGTTAGGCGTGATGCACATTGGATCGCCTTCCTGCGGTATGAACGCTGCCGTGCGTTCCTTCGTGAGAAACTGTATATATAGAGGAGATAAG GTTTACGGCATTTGCGACGGAATACTTGGTCTAATGGCCGGGAAATTCAAACTAATGGATTGGCCTTCTGTCACCGGCTGGGTAGCACAAGGTGGAGCATATTTAGGAACAAAACGGGCTCCTCCGAAAGACGAGCAATTGCCGCAAATTGCTCAGAAACTGAAGGAGTTTGGAATTCAAGCGTTACTTATCATCGGAGGATTCGAG GGTTATCAAACGGGTCTTACGTTCTTCAAAGCCAGGGATAAATTCGAGGAGTTCCGAATTCCTATTGCTATGATACCCGCAACTATCAGCAATAACGTACCGGGAACGGAATTTTCATTAGGCTGTGATACCGCTCTGAACGAAATTACGGAG ATCTGTGATCGAATTCGTCAGTCGGCGCAGGGTACAAAACGCCGAGTATTTATTATCGAGACTATGGGTGGATATTGTGGTTATCTGGCAACCGTCGCCGGATTGGCTGGCGGAGCCGATGCGGCGTACATATTCGAGGAAAAGTTCAATATCAAAGATTTGAATCAGGACGTGATCGCAATGGCCGCGAAAATGTCCGAAGGTGTACAAAGAGGTCTTATCCTGAGAAACGAGAACGCCAATTTGAACTATAGTACAGATTTCATGCAGAGACTTTTCAGCGAAGAGGGAAAGGGTCTTTTCAGCTGTAGAATGAATATTATTG GACACATGCAGCAAGGTGGCTCACCAACTCCGTTCGATCGCAACTTGGGTACGAAAATGGGTTCGAAAGCGGTCGATTGGTTCAGCAATCAGTTGAAGAAGCACACTAACAGCGAGGGCAAAACGTTGACTACGGACAACGATTCCGCGGTGATGATTGGTATTGTACGGAGGCAATACAGATTCACGCCATTCTCTGAACTTCTCGAAGTCACCGATTTCGA CCATCGCATTCCGACGTATCAGTGGTGGATGAAGTTGCGGCCATTGCTCAAAGTTTTAGCGAAACACGAGTCCACCTACGAGGAGGAGGGACTTTACATAACCGTCGAAGAAATGGACCTCGAAAATGACCCACCACTCGTCTAA